TGAGATTCAATATGCTACTGAGCGACAAGgcttgatgatttgttttatgttaGTGCTTTAGATATTTGAGATTCCTTAGCCATGATCTTGTTAGATTTACAACTCTTGGgttatggtccgaggaaccaaagAAGAACAGAAATCAATTTAGCACTTACATTTTGCCAGTGGTTAACTTCTCCTAGACTGGTGGCCCATGGAGCCGAGTAGGAACTAAGGTCAGCCTAATGATTGTGTTTTTGCCAGTGACTAGTTACTCTTAGatttgtggcccgaggagcctaacaagaactaaggtcagtttaacacttgaatgTTTGCAAGTGactaatttctcttagacttgtggcccgaggagccgaacaagaactaaggtcagtttaacacttgaatgTTTGCAAGTGactaatttctcttagacttgtggcccgaggagccgaacaagaactaaggtcagtttaacacttgaatgtttgcaagtgattaatttctcttagacttgtggcccgaggagccgaacaagaactaaggtcagtttaacacttgaatgTTTACAAGTGACTAATTTCTCTTAGAcctgtggcccgaggagccgaacaagaactaaggtcagtttaacacttgcaaaagtgattaatttctcttagacttgtggcccgaggagccgaacaagaactaaggtcagtttaacacttgaatgTTTGCAAATGATGCAGAATTGATACGAATGGAAACCACGCACAAAAGGaaattcttttcttaataataataacgtcttaaattatttacattccaagggcgaggaATCACCCTTCCATCCAAATCTTCTAGACGAGAAGCCCCTATTCCTACTAATGAGGTAATTTTATACGGCCCCTCCCAATTAGGACCCAACTTTCCCCAAGCAGGATTTTTTGCTACCCCCACCACCTTTCTTAGCACCAAATCACCTGGTACTAGAGGTCTGGATCTAACTCCCTTGTCGTACGTCTGCTTGAGCTTTTGCTGATAACTGCCCATTTTCACATTGGCTACCTCTCTCCTTTCCTTAATAGTATTCAAACAATCATACATCCTCTCATGATTGCTCGCTTTATCGTACTGGTCAGACTTCAGGGTGGGAAAGCCCGATTCTAATGGTATTATAGCTTCCATTCCGtacgtcattgaaaagggagtCTCGCATGTTGATCTTCGAGGCGTAGTGCGATAAGCCCATAATACATGAGGCAATTCTTCTACCCAGCCTCCTTTAGCATCATCCAACCGTTTCTTCAATCCTGCCAAGATAACTTTATTTGTCGCTTCGGCCTGACCATTCCCTTGAGGATAGGATGGTGTTgaatatccatttcttattcccatttCTGCGCAGTATCGCCGgaaagccttactatcaaattgaagcccattaTCAGAAATCAAAGTATAAGGGACTCCAAAGcgaattataatatttttccagataaacttcttcacatccacatccctaatattggctaatggctcggcctccacccatttcATGAAGTAATCTGTGCCGACAATGAGCCATCTCCTATTGCCTGGTGCTCGAGGAAAAGGTCCGACGATATCTAAACCCCACTTagcgaagggccatgggctgGATAATGGGTTTAAGTTACCTCCAGGTTGATGTATGCTAGGtgcaaacctttgacattgatcacatttcttgGCATAATCTTGAGAGGTTCTCTGCATGctcggccaccaatacccttgggtcATGGCTCTATGAGCTACTGATCTTCCTCCAGTATGACTCCCACACAcaccttcatgcaattcctccagcaACGGTTCCACGGCTTCAGGATGTACGCAAAGCAGGTACGGCCCTGTGTAGGAACGTCTATAGAGTTTTTGCTCCTCTGATAGCCAGTAACGGGGAGCGCTTCTTCGTACCTTCTCGGCCACTGTTCTATCTTCAGGTAGTGTTCCGTGCTGCAAGAAAGTTACaattgggtccatccaactTGGACCAACATTAACGCTGTGAATCCGTACTGCCGAGATGTTGGTCAAGCTAGAGGACAGTAAATCCTCTACCATGACCATACGTGGTAACTTTGAACCCAGTGAAGTGGCTAGCATTGCTAATGAGTCAGCATGAGAATTGTGTCCCCTTGGAACTTGTTGTACCTTGAAACtttcaaacaaacccaacaccccTTGAACTCGTCTGAGATAGCTTTTCATTCGCTCATCTTTTGCCTCAAACTCCCCATTTACTTGCCCTACTACCAATCGGGAATCACAATACATTCTCACTACCTTTCCTCCCAAGTGATTAACCATTTGGGCACCCACTAAgagagcctcgtactcggcctcattgttagtggcTGAGAATCCCAACCTCAATGACTTTTCAATGACTAGCTTTTCAGGAGATATTAGCACGACTCCAATCCCGGCTCCCTTTCGATTTGACGCCCCATCTGTGTAGACTTCCCAGGGAGTGACTTTTTCCAGCCCAATGGACATTATTGTCATCATGGTACCTCCGTGGTTACCCTGACATTCCGTGAACTCGGCCACGAAGTCGGCAAGGATTTGCCCTTTGATAGCTAtccgaggcatatacttgatgtcATAAGCTCCCAGtttggttccccactttgctacccGACCCGTGTAATCCGACTTCCTCACGATAGCCTGCAAAGGCAATTGTGTGAGTATTACTAcggtgtgagcttggaagtaatgtGGCAATTTTCTTGTCGCATGCACCATGgctagaagcgctttttccaaaaGTAGATACCGCTGTTCTACTTCCTGTAAAGACTTGCTGACATAATATATCGATTTCTGGACCCTATCATCATTCCGTACTAAGACAAGACTTACAGAGTAATTCGTGACAGCTAGGTAAGCATATAACACTTCTTCCTTCTCGGGCGTTAATAATATCGGTGGTCTGGACAGGTATTGTTTTAAGTCTTCAAAGGCCAAGTCGCATTCGCTAGTCCACTAGAAATCTTTCCATTTGTGCAAAAGGCGATAAAATGGGCGGCACCTGTCTGCGGACCGGGATATAAACCTATTCAAGGCTACAATCATATCCGctaacttctgcacctctttcAGATCCTGAGGGGGATGCAAGCCTAAGACAGCCTTAATTTgatcaggattaacttcaattccccgatgagtaatcatgtaccctAAAAACTTTCCCGATCCCACTCCAAAGGAACACTTTGATGCATTCAAGCGTAATTTATACTTCCTTAACACCGAGAAGGTCTCCTGCAAATCTGTCAAATGGTCTTCTGTTCTCTTACTTTTAATAACCATGTCATCGATATACGCTTCTATATTACGCCCCAATTGTgcatcaaacattctggtcaccattcgttgataagtggacCCTGCATTCTTTAAGCCAAAGGGCATCACTTGGTAATGGTAGTTGCCATTAGGGGCACGAAAAGctgttttctcctgatcattcAATGACAAAGGGATTTGATGATACCCTTGGAATGCGTCCAAGAAGCTCATTCGGGGGTGCcccacagttgcatccaccagttgatcaattcTGGGTATAGGGAAAGGATCCTTGGGGCATGCCTTATTCAAATCTGTAAAgtcaacacaaactctccattttccattcttcttttttaccatgACAGTATTGGCCAGCCATTCAGGATAGAAGATCTCCTTGATCACCCCGGCTTGCTTTAGCTTACTAGCTTCCTCCTTAACTGCTTCGGCGTGCTCTTGAGATGCTCGCCGAGGAGGCTGTTGTCTAGGCGTCGCATGGGGGTTAATATTCAAATGATGGCAGATAACTTCTGGATTAACTCCTGGTACGTCATaagtcgtccatgcaaaaacatcaatattatcccGCAAGAATTGGACCAATTCTTCTCTTTCCCGTACCGGCAACTTAGATCcgacctgaaaatatttttcttcatctaCCCCAATAACTATCTTGGTTAGTTGCTCAGCAGAGCCTTCATCCTCATCTAGGCCGACTTCCGGAACAGtctcctttaattgctatgatgtcTCAAGATATTCCCCTTCCAACGATCCTCGGCCTATTCGGATAGTGGCAGATGTTAAACATTTCCTGGCTACCATTTGACTGCCATGTAATATTCCCACGCTTCCTCGCACAGGGTACTTCACCATTACATGTAAAGTAGATGAAACTGCCTCCATtgcatgcaaccaaggtctaGCCAAAATGGCCGTGTAAGGAGAGTAtgccataacaactatgaagtttACCTGCACTTCAGAACCCTCCACCTGCACAGGCAGCCTAATCATTCCCCGCGGTATCACCTGGTTTCCATCAAAACTGACCAACGGATGGTCGTACTTTTCCAAATCTTCTTGTTTCAACTTTAACCCATTGAATAGGTCCGGATACATAATCTCGGCACCACTTCCATCGTCCACCAAGACCCGTTTCACATCGTATCCCCCAATACGCATAGTAACAACCAGGGCGTCATCGTGAGGTTGAAACGTGCCTTCTTTATCCTTATCAGAAAATCCCAATGTGGGCGTCGCCGAGGACCTCATTCTTTTACTTGCTTGATGACTCTCCTCTATGCCCTCATTCCCACACTTGTTTTGAACGGTCATGACCCGAGAAGGTTGCCCCCATTCTCCTCTCGGCTGGGCCAAGATGACGTTAATAGTACCCAGAGATGGTTGAGGGGCCTGACCCCAATATTTCCGAGTGCCTTGCTAGCCTCTCTTCTCGTCCGGATTAACCAATAAGTGATTGATCTTTCCAGCCTTAATCAAGTGATTCAGATGATCGCGCAACGTCCGGCAATCCTCCGTAGTGTGTCCCTTATCCTGGTGGTAATGGCAGtggaggttttgatttctcgtagatgcatctccactcatcTTGTTAGGTGGCCTAAAATATGGCTCATGCCGAATTTTCTCCAGTATGTGATGCACGGGTTCCTTAAATAATGAGTTAACTAAAGGAGACTCGGCGGTCCTCGGATAGCTTGGAAAGTCTCGTCTAGGCCGACTACCTTGAAACCCTGCTACCCGAAGATCCTTTTTCTCCAGGTACCCCTTCATTTTCGCTTTGCTCTGCATTTGATCTTCTTCCACCCGTTTATACTTATCTATCCGGTCCATGAGTTGACGCATATCTATCGcggccttcattgtcaaagacCTCCTTAACCCATGCTCCGCGGGAAGACCCACCTTGAAAGTCCTCACGGCTACATCTTCCACatccccatcaatttcattatacgtTTCCCAATATCGGTCAGAATAAGTTTTAAgtgtttccccttccctcatagTCATAGACAATAGAGTATCCAAGGGTTTTGGAATCCTAGTACAAGTTATGAACCTtgctccaaatgccctagtcaacTCCTCAAAAGATCTCAGAGAACCTTCTGCTAAggcatcaaaccacctcatagccacggcccccaaactggagggaaaaACTCTGCACATCAATGCCTCATTATTCGAATAAACGGCCATCTTCTGACTAAAATGACTAACATGCTCTACAGGGTCAGTCCTCCCGTTATACATTAAAAAGATGGGCTGTGAAAACCTACGAGGTAGCTTTGCCCTATTTATCCTTGCCGCAAAAGGGGATTTGGAAATTTGCCTCAGgtttacccattgcatcactcTCGTCATCACGATATATCCCATCTATATCTGGCATCCTAATCTCCTTCTGCTGTTTTGCCCTAACGTCCGAAGACACACCGCCACGGGTACCACTCCGAGTAGGTTCGAGTACTGGAGGAACCCTTCCTCTGAGGTTTACTCCCGAACtgtcactggaagagctagcagtACTTTTACGCATCCGCTTCCTACTATCCATGTACTTGCGTAGATAAGCTATTTCAGATTGCATCTGTTGCAATACCTCGTCATGAGACATGTGTTCCTCAGTCAGTGATTGTCGCTCAGCCCCCTGACCGCCATCATGTGCTCTCATTACCTCTGAGGTATGTCCCTTCCCTTTGTCGCGCTGAAGACTTACCGCTACATCCCTGCTTCGTTAACTTACTGATTCCTCCCCTTCTAGGTACGTTTCAGCCATCTATTCCTATACTCCgttgttgttcccacagacggcgccaattgtaaggacctgAGAATTCACAAACTTGTTTAACTTCCTCTTCTTCGTTTATTGATCAAAGATccttatacaataaatttggtagagagggttcaacaacaaaagtccTCTTTTCGTAGTCTTTTGATTCCTATTTATATTGTTTTCTGctttcatcgtagccttacaccttgcaatctgcggtccCTTCCCCatgacacttgtccgtcggcaaTGGAGCAAGATTCTACTTTGCGTTCCACACTGTTTaggtcatgtccacattaatgcgacggatagaggTGATGCTTGCtgattaatgcggccagaatgatTGTTGCcgagcatttaatgcaaccttccaACTCAGCCTACTACACCCAAATATTTGTAACACGTCCTTTATGTAGTTATCGTCCACGCCACTtcatcttcgggcacacccGGAGAGACCTCATCTTGCATACTAAATGTTGGCCCTCCTTTCTTCGGGTCCTAGGGTTCTcaggtcctcgggtcctcacatATATGTTTgcatatttataaataaaaaaaatagtctgAAAACAATTAGAACATTTATTAGACATTTTCCATATTATACATACACACAAAGATATTTCAATTAGGTTGAGGCTCAATACTCATTAtcaacataattttattttatt
This genomic stretch from Castanea sativa cultivar Marrone di Chiusa Pesio chromosome 1, ASM4071231v1 harbors:
- the LOC142635804 gene encoding uncharacterized protein LOC142635804, whose amino-acid sequence is MAVYSNNEALMCRVFPSSLGAVAMRWFDALAEGSLRSFEELTRAFGARFITCTRIPKPLDTLLSMTMREGETLKTYSDRYWETYNEIDGDVEDVAVRTFKVGLPAEHGLRRSLTMKAAIDMRQLMDRIDKYKRVEEDQMQSKAKMKGYLEKKDLRVAGFQGSRPRRDFPSYPRTAESPLVNSLFKEPVHHILEKIRHEPYFRPPNKMSGDASTRNQNLHCHYHQDKGHTTEDCRTLRDHLNHLIKAGKINHLLVNPDEKRG